The following are from one region of the Orenia metallireducens genome:
- a CDS encoding YqhV family protein translates to MFLIKDRIVLSMSMIRFISGMIEFTAALLMFKFNSRETAFQINSFLALVGPTVMILVTSLGLIGLAGKFSLLQMGVIIVGVTLIFIGMKL, encoded by the coding sequence ATGTTTCTTATAAAAGATAGGATTGTCCTAAGTATGTCGATGATTAGATTTATTTCAGGAATGATTGAGTTTACAGCAGCACTGTTGATGTTTAAATTTAATTCAAGGGAGACTGCATTTCAAATTAATTCATTTTTGGCATTAGTGGGTCCTACAGTAATGATTTTAGTCACTAGTTTAGGGCTAATAGGTTTAGCAGGTAAATTTTCTTTATTGCAGATGGGAGTTATCATTGTAGGAGTAACATTAATATTTATAGGTATGAAATTATAG